A DNA window from Gorilla gorilla gorilla isolate KB3781 chromosome 6, NHGRI_mGorGor1-v2.1_pri, whole genome shotgun sequence contains the following coding sequences:
- the LOC101141038 gene encoding large ribosomal subunit protein eL32-like — protein sequence MATLRPLVKPKIVKKRTKKFIRHQSDRYVKIKCNWRKPRGIDNRVRRRFKGQILMPNIGYGSNKKTKHMLPSGFRKFLVHNVKELEVLLMCNKSHCAAIAHNVSSKNRKAIVERAAQLAIRVTNPNARLRSEENE from the coding sequence ATGGCCACCCTCAGACCCCTTGTGAAGCCCAAGATCGTGAAAAAGAGAACCAAGAAGTTCATCCGGCACCAGTCAGACCGATATGTCAAAATTAAGTGTAACTGGCGGAAACCCAGAGGCATTGACAACAGGGTTCGTAGAAGATTCAAGGGCCAGATCTTGATGCCCAACATTGGTTATGGgagcaacaaaaaaacaaagcacatgCTGCCCAGTGGCTTCCGGAAGTTCCTGGTCCACAACGTCAAGGAGCTGGAAGTGCTACTGATGTGCAACAAATCTCACTGTGCCGCGATCGCTCACAATGTTTCCTCCAAGAACCGCAAAGCCATAGTGGAAAGAGCTGCCCAACTGGCCATCAGAGTCACCAACCCCAATGCCAGGCTGCGCAGCGAAGAAAATGAGTAG